The region aaaagaatttaataCAAAATTATAAAACAAGTAACATAAAAAACCATAGAGTATACATTTTAAAAGTTGATACAGTGTATCAATGTATTTTTCCATCATAAATAAATTACCTGAAACAAGTACATCAGGAAGCACTTGAGCTATTATCGGAACCTCTTCTGATACTTTAGAGGCACTCCCCACATTTGTGATAGCATGAGGCAAGGAACCATTGCTTTTCTTCACCACTTTTGCCTTTCTAAGTTAATCAATATAAATAAGTTTCAAGTTGATATAAAAAGGAATATCAAGGACAAGATGATAAAACTTGTGAATATCAAGAACTTCAGTTCAAACCTGATGAACTTTCGCTTCAGAATGCCTGCTTTCAGCTTTGTCGCCCCTTAGAccatgtaaaatattatttatatagcTCTAGCAACTATGTAAAAACTGAcgagaaagaataaaaaataaagagacGCAAATAAACAAGAAAAATTAATGTATATCACTCACCTGGTTTAAGAGTCATTGAGGTTGATACGGGTTTACGGTTGCCCCTCTCAGCTTTAATTGAAGCAATGACAGAATCAGCATTCATCCCCAATCCTTTTCTCCCTACCAGCCTTACTCCTAGCTTCTCACAAAGGAAATTCAATCTCATTTCATCACCGCCTCTAACCTCTCTTAGGTCAAGAAACTGTTGTCTTGACAATAAAGTGTAAACATGAAGCTGCTGCTGCTGATTAAAATGTGACTGAAGCTGCTGAAAGAGTAATTTGTTTGAGTATTGTTGATCTTGTTTTGCAACTTCATGACACCTCTTTCTAGATTCACCAAATGTTACCCTCAAGATTGCTGGTGACTTGGGGTCTGCATTCTTCTGAGCAAAAATGACAGCAAAGCTCCCAAATTCTACATCAGGTTCTCTGAATAAATCTGCCAGAAGAGAAGCACAAGAATGAGCATTTGAAGGGGTCttctcaaccttcatcttcagTGATCGAATATTAGCAAAGTGGGACATATTTGAAGCTTCTCTTAGACCACTTAGAAAAGCCCCATGCATAGTAGCAGGATAGCGCCTAGTGGTTGCCTCCCCAGCAAAGAAAAGTCTACCATCTCCCACACTTTCAGCTAAAATATCATAATCATCACCTGAAGCTCCAACTGCAACATTTGAGTAAGAACCAAAACAGAAGGGATCACTACCCCATCTAGTACAGACAGTTTGGATAGGTTCAGGAACGTTGATTCCTTTTGGTTCATAAATACCTGCACCCAGATAAAGCATATTGTTTCAGACATATTATCCAAATAAAATAGTAACCAATACTCAGAAATTTCTGACTAGTTTGATTAGACTGATATTGAGCAGTTAAAAATTTTACAGAATCTTTTCAAAGGCAACTCAGAAAATTATTGCTGAGCAGATAAAACTAAGAAAAATATGATGGAATATTAAAAAGCTTTATTATCTCCGTAATATTAGTAATACAGGATTGCAACTTAACACAAAACCAATATATATTTCTAAATACAAATAAGCTACAAAACAGGATGGTAATCAGAAACTGATCAAGATTTGTTTGTAAGTTCAAGAAGAATGATAAGCAGTTCAATGAGCAAGCTTTTCACTTACCACTAAAAGCAGCATTTACAGGAGATTCCATGCAAAAAAGTATACATCTTGATTTTTATATACTCTGAACAGAACTTACAGCCCAAGACACATAAAAGAGAATAGAGGATAACTTGCAAAATACTTGATATAGACTTGCAATTTTTTATCCTGTAATTTAACTTATTTACTTTTTGAGAACCTTCTTATCTggtaattgaattatttgatTAATGACGGGAAAGAAATATCAAGTTACAGCTTTCACATAAAGACTACCCTTGAGAATTTGAAGAACCCGTGTGACTGCATCTGTAGGGGGCATGCTCTCAAATTTATGCGCAGCTTCCCCTGCTACTAAAGCAATCAACAGGGGACCACCAGCAACTGTTGCATAActgtaaaacaaaaaaaattccccACGACGGCTTGGATCATCCGAAAGATGCCCAAATGTGTCAAGATCTGTCTCCCAGAACACATGAGGAAAAAGCATAGCAACCTTGTTCAGTAGACCAAAACCCAATCTTTTTATTCCATCAAGTTTTCTTTGAGGCAATTCTGGAATAAATTTTATAGACCCTTTCTTTAACACACCTAGAGGAACAGTGCACAATGCCATATCACCCTCAAATACCTGACTTCCGGCAAGAACCTGCACTCCATTACTACTGTACCTAATCGTATGTACAGTTTTCTCATATAAAATAGGCACATTCTCAGCCAAGGCTTGAACAAGCTTTCCATTTCCACCAGGCAAAAAGCAGTGATCTCCTCCCATATCATACGGATCATCTTGGTCCCAAAATGCAAGTGAAAGATGTGATAGTAAACCAGCATTTGCATACTCCAAGTTCGCAAGATGCCAATTGAACAAGTTCATCTCCTCATCATTTACTGCATCCTTATAGACTTGCCTGAATGTGTCCAGCGCTGCACCAAGTGACACGTCAACAGAGACCTCCCCCATTAATTGCCTTAGCCTGCTAGCCTTGTCTAATAAACGGTTAAAAGCAGATTCCACCTTGACATCCGTATCAGGGTCAACAGGCTTTCCATCCACACGGTAGAGAGGACACTTATCTCTCACCTTATGAAGCATATCACCCAACTGCCTAGCCAGAATCCCGAGTGGGTTCCCCAAGGTACCTGTCAAAACACTCCCACCTAAATCAGCAGCTGCAGATACCCTATTCCCTACCTCCATTTTCTTGGTATAAACCCGTCCCCCAGCACGTTTCCTACCTTCTAACACTGTCACTTTGAACCCGAACCGCATGAGCTGCCGCGCAGCAGCCAACCCAGCAAGGCCAGCCCCAATGACAATTACAGCAGGCTTAGTCGGTTCAGCAGGAATTTTTTCCTTAATAGGGGGCGCAACACCAAAATTGATATAACCATGTGAGACCAGATAACTATAAGCAGCGTCCAAAAGGGAGTGATAATGGTGGGGTATATAATCAGTGAACATCTTCTTACTGACCCAACTGGACACATTTTCACGCCATTTAGCAATAATGTGGTTCCTAATGAGAGTGTAATTCACCTGTTCGATCCCACCGATGACGGTGAGAACCGCGGCTTcaatctcctcctccgtcaggGAATCAGCCGGGAAACCAGCACTGAGTGCGATCATGGCCTCTGTTTTGGCTTCTTTGTTTATCACAATAATTTCATCGGAAATGTCAGAGGCAACTGAAACAGTGGCGGCATAGGAGGCAAGATCGTTGTTGAAGATGAGTGGAATCGCCGGATTGCGTTGGGACCTGCCACACCTCCTCTTCTTGGGGACAGAGAAAGAGAGGTAGTGGCTCACGCTAGGATTTTCGACAGAATTTGGGATTGAATCTAAGAAAATattagggttagggttagggttttgtTCAGGATTCACCTGAAAGCCAGAAAATTGGGTTGATGGATCCATCACGCCTTTTCGTGTGTCGCCGGAATCCCCACGGACCACCGCAACCGAACCGTTCAAACTCGCCTATTCTATCCACCTTCTTCCAAAATTTGATtatgattcaattttttttttaagtaaaaccAGCGGTGACTAGAAGAATTCATAACTCTTTTGCAAATAaatctctttcaaaaaaaataataataaataaaacttCTTCTTCTAACTCTTACCCCTTGAATTATCATTCGGGATAATCCTTTTGCAATTAGACCCttcaacttcatttttttttatacatcggaaaataacttatttttttaaaatcaactttgatttcaatttaattaatcCATGAACTTTTAATAtcattataataattatttttttttaaccagAGCTAActcataaataattaataaatcatTGTCATTAATATTTgttaaagagtttaattttgatgcaccgacggtgtaaagtttttttacaccgtcaaccaatcagatttcaaggatgtgacatgtcaattaaaaaaattaaatgaaaagagagattttctcacatccttgaaatctgattggttgacggtgtaaaaaaactttacaccgtcggtgcatcaaactttttctctttgttaaatcATAAATACtaatagttttcaatttttaatttattataataattttatctTTTGAACCTAACCCTCCAAATGGGTTCACAAGTTATTATTATGATTCAAGAAGGTCTATCTAGGTTCCCTTTGTTGACAGAAAGAATCCCTCATGTAAGGTTGTTTGCCCAAATAACCGAGTGAGAAATATTAGGTAAGGACCAAACTTCCGAGGGTATTGTATTGTCCTCTTCAAATTGTAAAAGCTAAAGTCAATTGTCCTCAAATTATTGCAACCACCAAACTCTTTAGAGACCACCCCCCATAAAGGAGATTATTATCTAGAAGCATCTTCATCAAAGCCAATGGAGAACAGCAACCCTCGATCGATTTTGAAACCAAAACAGAGCATAGTTAAGTTTAGAAGCTTCTGACACTAGGTGGACTTGGGCTCAACAAAGGGGGCAGTAGGAATAAGAGAAGAACCATGTGTTCATGGAATGGAGTAAAAGACATGGttgaaatttggaaaaaaaaatccgACCTTGGTCATCGTTGGCGAACTCCAACAAGAACACAACTCAATCATGGAGAAGGTAGTGTATGGTAGGGGGAGGGGTTTATACGTGAAAGTGAGACGACAATTGAGAATATAATGTCCAAGAAATTCTTCGTTTAATCTAGAAGCACAAAGTCAAGTTTTTGAAGCAAATGGTTCACAACAAGTTTTTGTTTCAAATGTTTTTTCTCAATCCTTTGTGTCCTCTGTTTTTACTAGTTTAACCACAAATAAAATTGCTAGTTTGTGGCATTCTAGACTAGGACACTTGTTTGATAAAGTGCTAAAGTTTGTAAGCAATCTAGTTCCTTTTACTGTACTTCCTGATTTTCATTCACACAATTGTAATGATTGTCCTTTGTCTAAAATGAGAAGACTTTCATTTTTTTCCAGTAATAATCTGTCAGCTTCTTCCTTTGATCCATACATATTGATATATGGGGGTCCTATCATCAACAAACACATAATggaaaacaatattttttgacAATTGTGGATGATGCCACTAGATTTACATGGTTGTATCTGTTGAGATCTAAATCTGAGGCAGTATCTTATATCTTCGTTCTTTGTTTTTGTTCAAACTCAATTTAACAAGAGGATAAAACAACTAAGGTATGATAATGCACCCGAATTTCAGTTAAAGGAATTTTTGTTGCAACAGGGAACTCTTCATCAATTCTCTTGGGGTTATCTAGTTTTGATTAACTATGGTTAAAAAGGAATTTATTTAAGTAATATCTAAACTTTAAGGATTAGTTAGATTGAAAATATAGTTAATTGTGTCTATTTGCAAAAGTTATTAAACTTATGTTGCTTTATGCATTATTCCCAAATCAATCTTACAATAGTCACACTAGATTTAGACCTAGATACAAAATTTGTAGAACCTAGCCACATCAGCACTTTGTGGGGGAGTGACGGATCCAAGGAATTTAGCTTCTTTTTACATTTCGGAAAACTactaaaacaaacaaaacaactaaTGAATCTCTCAACAGGAGGATCTCCAACTCATAGAATGGTGCTTCCAGAACCCGTACACCAGCATTAACGTGAGCTTCATCCCCATTAAGCCAGACTTCATTATCAGCATCTAGTGGTGCAAGATCATCAAGATCCAAAGGAGCAAGATCATCCTCATCAAGTGGTGCTTCAAActcctcttcatcatcttcttcatgcaTTTCCTCTATTTGAACAAATGACTGAGCAACATTGCATCTTGATACTTCTTCATCACTTAGCACATTGTAACACCTCAACTTTCAGGGGTCACAATTAGTAACCTgctaaagtaaatatgcaatgatTTTCAAAAGGATTTATAAGAAACAcgtatatattttttcttttcaaagcaTTTCCAAAAACATGTCATGTATACTCCCAACTACAGATAGATTTACGTCCATCCTTGAAGAAGGCAAGTACCCGAAGGTAAGAACGAATGAACACAACATACAAAACCTAACAAATAGAATCAGATTTAACAAAgaatctattatgcaatgacaccataaATCCGACATAATCCCTACGATTTCCAAATCGGGGAACCTCAGGAAAGCAATGTACCAGAACCTACTCGAgacctcaaatataaattcatgaaatcattatgcaagcttTAACCAATAATGGTAAGTTCTTtatcccaaggctctagccttacacccgactctaCTCTTCGAGTCTTCCACTGTTCTTCAAGTTCTCATCTCCGACTCGTACATAGGTTAAGCTTCATCGAaggttctccatcgcctaatagcgttaagtgcccaaaaaacaagtagcaaacaaaaAGGTTTAACTACATGGAATCAGTTCACATAAGagagaaaaacatgttattcGAATTTAATACATGACATGGTAAGTAGgctaacaacttaattcaagatagatgacaacACATCCAACAACATGGAATCAAATCagaaatcaacaaaatcaaatgtTAGTGCTCTATGATGcgactatatgctgctaccaagatggatcgatcaatagCGTCTCGCGAGACgagacaatcacgcgggacaaaCACCACCACATCGCCACTTCGAGCAATTCAAGACATTCCGAAGAATGAGACAATCTCATGGGAAAAATAACCATCACCTTGCCACTTCAAGCTCGagcctgaaggtatgaaaaacgatagaaaggggggtttgaatagcgttttaaaactaaaagctcaacccacttgagatttaaataaatctcttcaatcaccaatgataaaagtgcagagataagagataaggaaagcacacaaatgattttatcctggttcacttgataaatccctcaagttaatccagtccacccgttaaggtgatttcttccttcttagaatgaaggcaatccactaatcagagtttgttacaactgcacttgctacctgcaaagtgactaacaatacactaacttagctaacactaagattcactctcttagtcttctctaggatccgatcaaccttgatctcctaaaggtaaatcaaacaactgtttgaaggtttagagtttacaaataaatgcttcttggaaagctgatagtaaacacacttagttctatttgaagaaagattgctaagaagatatttgaattttttcttgcgcgtgaacaagtttcttaggcggcatctttcaatcttcagcctctttatatactccaaggattagggtttgaacgttgcatggagatgctaccgttggagggcagatctagAATTTCCAGGTTTTGCTGTGGCTGAAttagttaggtaaggtcgtcaagaatggtacaattgcttttgtactttggatagcgacatgaccttcaaccatgttgacttctgatcagagtgatgcttcatcttggaacttgtgaagcttgatgatcagagtcagagggaagcttggatcctctgacctttgtatcttctgcttctggactcagaggagaagtacttggtcttcagagccagcttactcttggacttcagaatcttcactactcagcttctgatcctttagagcgtctagtgagctgaatccatatcagagctttataatcttcagatcttctgaagcttgatctactgttcagtttgaacatagtacgtgcgaaagcgttgcagaggttactctttgagcattgtgcttctgaaaaCAACGTttgagtaccataattgttcatacttaatagttaacttgtaatcatcaaaacatagagttgtactactagatcagaacttgatcttacaaagccctatatgccaaattTAGTCAACAACATCTCGTGACCTCACTAGTCACTTGATCAGCATTTCAAAATCCAATAATCAAGTGAGTATAACCACAAGTCATTCCAAATTTCAACAAGCATAAGTCTTATTAAATATGCTTAAGAACTGATCAAATCAATATTAATAACAAATAGATTCTCATAGAATTCACATCAAGCAAGTTATTGAGCAGTTCATGTTATATACACAATACGGTAATCAATTAAAGCAACAATATTCTTCAAAAATCCAGTAAGCAAACAACATAGTAAAGCATGTCAATGTTTCAATCAAACGACAATCGAACTAAACACTTTCATCTCAAACGCTAGCAATTCAATTAAATCATGCAAACCTCAAAAACCACTTCTAGagtgagttacccttacctctGGGGTGTTCTCCTCCGTTTTGTAGCTTCATAGTTTGTTCAGAGTCTTCTCTTCCCCACTCAGCTCgatccaaaccttaagcaaaatatCATTGCTTAGTTACTAAGAAACAAAATGATCCAATAACCCTAACCGAAGTCGGAAAAATAATTCTAAGCCTTAGATTTCGACACATAAGCACGAATGGAAGAGATTTCGCGAGAAAGATTTTCTCCCCCACCCCTAAGGAGCTCACGACCACCTaagaaaaatagggtttccagaactttttctttgatctaaaTAAATTCCTAGGCattcttaggtgatatctagaGTAGGAAAACACTCGGAAAAATTACGAGACATAAAACACGATTAAGGACTTTTTGGTCAACTTTAAAAGCTAAAAGACTCAAAGTTGGTGTTTTTCGAAATAGGTTTTGAATAGCTCTAAACAATGAATTTATCAACCACTTATTCTAAAGACGCTAAGCAAGGGTAAGGCTCTAGCACGCTGCAGATTTAATTTTTGAGTAAAGATGGGTTGTCTCTAAATTCAGATCTACTTCAACCAAAAGAGGATCTAAGCGCATGGGGCATGAATATGAAGTGTAGAGAAGGTATAAAAGCTATgtgaaagaagaaaatgtaagacccaaatttcagacgtggatttaaataattatttttaattatttttccaacCCAAGAGTAGAATCGGTTTAACCGCAAAAGGACCTTGTAAAGGAGGATGCTGTTTTGAATGACTTAATGAAGAGGAACCTTCAGGAAATTGCTTGAGAATAGTACTGTAGTTAGTATAAGAGTTAGCACGAGCCATTTCCACACCCGACTAAGATCGTGTACGAAAAATGCTATTTCCGCTCTTGAAACACTGTTTTAGCGAAATTCAAAACTCttagaaaaataagaatctCTCTCTATTTTTCCTATGACCAGCTTTCGATacggaactctagactgtacgcaTGATAGGTTTTTCTTCTTGGAAGTTCGGCGAACCTAAATTCTATCCTTCCACGGACTTTAATTTAAGCCCtaaatgaagactttttctattcggaacttctaacgaagtttccatccgcaaaacccgatttctttcgacgtttccaacctttcttcagaagaaagtttcttcatccgatgtcaaacgcaaaaagtagttttgcggcgTATTTCGACCCATACTAggttcaagccattttctcactTAACTGAACCTGGAACAAGTATCGACATTTTATTGAGAGATACTTAACTCTgatgcataatatgacaacttcatatttgttctaatcgTCTCACAaatattctttagctcagtttttACTCATTTCCTTGTTCatagatcattttaatttgctcaaagtgatccaaaTTTGTATTTTATTGTTTCATAGAGCTCCTTATAATTTTTGGTATGATAATATATCATCTCTATATTTTTTCTTAACTCTATGAATTAAATTCTACACTATCTAAATCAACCTACACCTAAAATTCTCATTTGTGAGTATATAAATCACACAAAGCTCTCTCTAGTCTCTACCGCAcgatctttttcttttctttcccaaATTTCTTTAACTTTCCAAATTCAATCCACGGCCACACATCCACAACATCTCATTTTAAATATGCAAATTAAATCCTTAGCCACTTTGCCTTTTCTATCCTCACCATCAGATATTAAAGCTACCCATTTACCCTTATATTCATTCTCGACGTCTCACTCTCCCCACTTTTCCTTCTTACTTTTTTTGTCTCTCCCACCGGCAGCAAACATCCAcgccttcttcttctctcttttagttttcaattttcttcttgTTGCACCCACACAACTCCTCTTCACCGTTAATACACACACACAAACCACAAGTAATAAGTTgatcttttttctatttttccttgTGGCTGGTCGAGAGcttgagaggaggaggagattcCGCGCCGATTTCTCGTTTCTCGACCGATCGTCGTGCCGTTTGTTGCAACACGTTGACATCGAGGTACTCATCATtcttcttacctctgatcgtcttttttgttgtttttcttcatctctttctgagctcttagttttgagctttttgtaaaattgtccgattaCTTCGATTTTTCTTTAGATTTACCTTCTACTACTACCCAACAAGCTAAATCACTTGCCGATGCGCGCCGATTTCAATCGAGTCGCCGTAGATATGAAAAACTATGTAAAACCCCAATTTCTCACATGTTGAaactttttgattaaaaagtcgTAATCTAACCTAGTGCCCATAGGATTAATTGTTctaaatgtcgttgtgaacaacCTCatccattttatttttcaaaatttcaactttgagtttttgagcccAAAACTtggaccaaactacccctatgtacaatacaatttttaaaatttttccgagcatcGATTTACCCTAGTTATACCCTAAGATTACCTtagaatcaagtttgatcgaagaaaaagcgcctaAACGCTAAATTGGAGAGTGACCGAGACCTACATGTGTTAGGACAGTGAGGAGACTCAAATCTGGGCAAGGTTGGCCTTATGCTTACTGTAGCCCTTCGAGTcgccgaaattttggctttggtttcgtgtcattccgagttctgtagcttgAGTTATTCGCATTTTAGTGAGCAAAggtaaatattagaatttttgtttggtttcatgagtcaaaactcacccattcggGGAAACTCTTCCATcctgcgggcactactttcagttacttgatgttactttccgtcacttgaggaaactcgtgacgatgattttggttgcagcgagggctgtgcttttattgtatattagtcgctaTTAATCGCGAAtgagttgagtctttatttcgacaagtctttttatttaaacaaaatgaaaaaaatatctgcttttccgctttattttacttttgagttACTAAAATGACAcctgaaaatcggggtgttacagaaaagAACCTAAACTATTCTCTACCACATAAACTCAGAATTTAGGTTCAAAGAGTTTATGAAAATTGAGCcataaaagaagaaattgaagcTATATCGTGTAGAGAAATTTACTACCTCAAGAACCTTCAAGAAATGAGAGGATTTGGATAATAATTGAGTAAGAACCAAGGAAAACAAGACAAGGATAcgattcttctcttcttctctggaCTTGGCCGTGGGATTTAATGTGTAAATTGTGAAGGaatattgatttattgttttaaaTAGACAATGGCGAAAGAACAGCAAGCGGTCCCGATATTTTGGTATTTTTGCCGACACTTTTGAGTGAGGTAATCGCCGATATAAGATCGGTAATTAATTTGGGTTTCTTTAAGTGAGAAAAGAATTTCTTTGGGAATTTCGGATTTCGAATTCAAACGCAGAGCAGATTTGAGAAAAACTGCTTCGGGTGAGAAAACTCTCTTTTTCGGAATTGATGAAATCTTTTTCGGATGAGGAAACTTCCAACACGGAAAAGATTCCTTaaggaaaaataattaagactacGTGGGTAGAAACTCTGAAAGATGTCCGAAACATAAAAACCTTTGGTTCAGGGTCTCACTTAAGTCTCTGCGGAGATAAAGTCTAACTTTATCGGGTTTCCGGAAAGCGAAACCTATCGAGCTTACAGTCGAAAGTTCCGTAATGGAACACATGTCATCAGAAAAATACACTAAGGGACTAATTTTTTGGCCAATTTGAAATAGAACTTAAACGGTGCTCTAGTAGTGAAATTAGCATTTTTTGGACACTCTGAACCTTAGTCAGGTGTGTGAAAACGACTCGTGCTATCATTCAAACTGACTATACTTTCATAATTAAACATATTCTGCACATGAAttatcatttaaataatttctgTGATTCGCAATTAAATTCGAGTcagaaaaataacataaaaataatggaatataaacactcaattaattaatataacgaaattaaataaataatgtagTTATTTATTTTAGGGTCTtacatgaaggtatgaaaaacataGAAAGGAGGGGTTTGGATAGTGTTTTCAAACTAAAAcatttcccacttgagattttaacaaatctcttcaaacacagatgataaaagtgctaagataagagttgaggaaagcacacaatgattttattctggttcacttgataaatccctcaagctaattcagtccacccgttaaggtgatttcttccttcttagaatgaaggcaatccactaatcagagtttgttacaactacacttgcaacctgcaaagtgactaacaatacaatgacttagctatcactaagattcactctcttagtcttcctaaggatctaaccaaccttggtctccttaaggaaaaacaaacaactgtttgagagtttgggtttacaaagaattgcttctcagaaagctaaagtaaacacaataagaacagtttgaagaaagattgctaagagaatatttgaatattgcttgagctTGAACAAAATTTCTTTCTTCTCGcgacatctttcatcttcagcctctttattgttaagttcaaacgcatcataacgtttttaaaatcttattttgatcataacaattttatagtaGAAGTTTCATTGGAAATTTATCTACTGATAACGTTCTCAATTTCAGGAGAAACTTGGCTATATGTCACACGCTTCAACGTTCTATCAATTATTAAAAGGATATTTTCCTCAGAAAATAGAAGTAACTCTGCCTCTACTGTAACCCAGTGAAGACTCTGACCGTTCAATGCCACGTCATCAGTCAGATATATCAAGAAGTATTTTGAGCGGCAAAGTCATAGTTTGATTACAACCGGTTGTCCCACATTCAAATctaatgaaaaatatttgaatCTCATTCAAACTAAAACACATGAAGACAAATTTACTTCagcaaaaggcacgctgaccaacaagggaaagtacaagccgtcaacatcaaattgccaaattgtctcatgtctgaaaagtagcccaaagtctatcaccacctactagctgacaaacatcacattttgagctaaaggatagacttgcttcagaagtaacatttaatgaagctaccaaccaaaCCTTTTGAATCAACGGTCCGATATCAACCTTCAACGGCTATCTCAACGGTTGGATTTtatctcacaacggctacaacactagcaagcaagtatttaagacactcttgaagatctgaaggaacaagaattaactctgagaattaaagcattcaagcattcatttcaaacttctcaacagcattcaaagctcaagcagatatTCCTAAGCATCAAACACAAGCCATAAATTCTGccaagtgaaagagaaaacctcgtaccttaaaagagtcatatatttttattctcttgacACTTTTGTAGTAACTCTCAAGTGATC is a window of Lotus japonicus ecotype B-129 chromosome 5, LjGifu_v1.2 DNA encoding:
- the LOC130721202 gene encoding protein FLOWERING LOCUS D; protein product: MDPSTQFSGFQVNPEQNPNPNPNIFLDSIPNSVENPSVSHYLSFSVPKKRRCGRSQRNPAIPLIFNNDLASYAATVSVASDISDEIIVINKEAKTEAMIALSAGFPADSLTEEEIEAAVLTVIGGIEQVNYTLIRNHIIAKWRENVSSWVSKKMFTDYIPHHYHSLLDAAYSYLVSHGYINFGVAPPIKEKIPAEPTKPAVIVIGAGLAGLAAARQLMRFGFKVTVLEGRKRAGGRVYTKKMEVGNRVSAAADLGGSVLTGTLGNPLGILARQLGDMLHKVRDKCPLYRVDGKPVDPDTDVKVESAFNRLLDKASRLRQLMGEVSVDVSLGAALDTFRQVYKDAVNDEEMNLFNWHLANLEYANAGLLSHLSLAFWDQDDPYDMGGDHCFLPGGNGKLVQALAENVPILYEKTVHTIRYSSNGVQVLAGSQVFEGDMALCTVPLGVLKKGSIKFIPELPQRKLDGIKRLGFGLLNKVAMLFPHVFWETDLDTFGHLSDDPSRRGEFFLFYSYATVAGGPLLIALVAGEAAHKFESMPPTDAVTRVLQILKGIYEPKGINVPEPIQTVCTRWGSDPFCFGSYSNVAVGASGDDYDILAESVGDGRLFFAGEATTRRYPATMHGAFLSGLREASNMSHFANIRSLKMKVEKTPSNAHSCASLLADLFREPDVEFGSFAVIFAQKNADPKSPAILRVTFGESRKRCHEVAKQDQQYSNKLLFQQLQSHFNQQQQLHVYTLLSRQQFLDLREVRGGDEMRLNFLCEKLGVRLVGRKGLGMNADSVIASIKAERGNRKPVSTSMTLKPGATKLKAGILKRKFIRKAKVVKKSNGSLPHAITNVGSASKVSEEVPIIAQVLPDVLVSES